From one Leishmania panamensis strain MHOM/PA/94/PSC-1 chromosome 9 sequence genomic stretch:
- a CDS encoding hypothetical protein (TriTrypDB/GeneDB-style sysID: LpmP.09.0730) — protein MNSSSPLLSSFSAASGPVPSPFVPCTEDSAHTRRVGRHPALFQRTLDAVSYRYLTASSRLTRTVVSSRSNSDAGSVALPATATAKAAHAAYVTTLTANYQELWQQRGAVPKAARREWFETVLVHLKALNALGAALAWLTDAPTEVVGAATAAAPDGAIDVDMITTGGTGSISSVASDALFDRDGEQREQRKPKKAAHDPLPLWYLWQDAQRHLHHMTLRLRPWTPAAGGAHGTREAMRMSDLVHMDSSAFAWRVRQWCHIAALFHCADTEMAMMTAASSPATIPERIHPGMIVDVVRHVSSVANSSISPASPLPGSLLAEEPEVAHMLLLCLRPTPANAAGDILARQHVAGALVYRMLLEVTLGRLRALPRCIFTWRLLRDVVCDHLIASAPGFLDINKAQKAVLLVITTYVEVVVIPYLQHRDCHLESLRHTVTQVHAQFTRLASAKLEQLRAAVSSTSAEDADKAGAVAQSESETAAEVVDVHGAAAAPAAVGSAEDTKGEQGCLPEAQRQRMATSMEFLLRSACTGGAPAFAKTEVQMFSTPCTANESEAQGAQGIIASTILGNTVAVDKAKREAGDGQQGDASTAPSGMWEEELFSMRRDFHRRRVDDGVLHTSAVRIAQLRLFLYHYFTQSPTRAFDRVSDSDTAAAAAEARDEGEGK, from the coding sequence ATGAACTCATCCAGcccgctcctctcctccttttctgctgCCTCAGGGCCTGTACCCTCGCCGTTCGTCCCTTGCACCGAGGACTCGGCGCACACGCGGAGAGTCGGACGCCACCCGGCGCTCTTTCAACGCACCCTCGACGCTGTTAGCTACCGCTACCTCACTGCGTCCTCTCGACTGACTCGCACGGTCGTGTCCAGCAGAAGCAACAGTGATGCGGGCTCTGTGGCGTTGCCTGCAACAGCCACGGCCAAGGCTGCACACGCAGCCTACGTGACGACGCTCACAGCGAACTATCAGGAGCTGTGGCAGCAACGCGGGGCAGTCCCGAAGGCGGCACGACGAGAATGGTTTGAAACAGTTTTGGTGCATCTCAAGGCCTTAAATGCGCTGGGAGCTGCTCTTGCTTGGCTGACGGACGCACCCACAGAAGTCGTCGGTGCGGCaaccgcagccgcaccagaTGGGGCGATAGATGTTGATATGATCACCACCGGCGGTACCGGCTCCATCAGCTCCGTCGCGTCTGATGCGCTCTTCGATCGTGATGGTgaacagagagagcagcggaaGCCGAAGAAAGCTGCCCACGACCCACTCCCTCTGTGGTACCTCTGGCAGGACGCTCAGCGTCACCTGCACCACATGACCCTGCGTCTGCGACCATGGACCCCTGCTGCCGGTGGTGCGCACGGGACGCGCGAGGCGATGCGGATGTCTGATCTGGTGCACATGGACagctccgccttcgcctGGCGGGTGCGCCAGTGGTGTCACATAGCCGCGCTTTTCCACTGCGCAGATACGGAgatggcgatgatgacggcggCATCATCACCGGCGACGATTCCCGAGAGGATTCATCCTGGCATGATTGTGGATGTCGTGCGCCACGTGAGCTCGGTTGCGAATAGCTCAATCTCACCCGCATCGCCGCTTCCTGGATCACTTCTGGCGGAAGAgccggaggtggcgcacatgctgctgctctgcctccgccccacccccgcgAACGCTGCCGGGGACATTCTGGCCCGCCAGCACGTCGCCGGGGCTTTAGTGTACCGCATGCTGCTTGAAGTGACGCTTGGTCGCCTTCGTGCGCTGCCACGGTGCATCTTCACGTGGCGCCTCTTGCGAGATGTCGTCTGTGACCATCTCATCGCTTCGGCGCCAGGTTTCCTTGATATCAACAAGGCGCAAAAGGCGGTCCTGCTGGTCATAACAACCTATGTGGAAGTGGTGGTCATCCCGTACCTTCAACACCGTGACTGCCACCTCGAAAGTCTGCGGCACACCGTAACTCAGGTGCACGCCCAGTTCACGCGCCTTGCTTCTGCCAAACTCGAGCAGCTCCGTGCAGCCGTCTCGAGCACCAGTGCGGAGGACGCCGACAAGGCTGGAGCTGTTGCACAGTCAGAGTCAGAGACGGCAGCCGAGGTAGTGGATGTCcacggtgcagcagccgcaccggcTGCCGTGGGTAGTGCGGAGGACACCAAGGGGGAGCAGGGTTGCCTCCCTGAAGCGCAGCGCCAACGCATGGCGACATCAATGGAGTTCCTCCTCCGTAGCGCGTGCACTGGTGGAGCCCCAGCCTTTGCGAAAACAGAAGTGCAGATGTTTTCAACCCCGTGCACAGCGAACGAGTCCGAGGCGCAAGGCGCACAGGGCATTATTGCCAGTACCATTCTCGGCAACACGGTCGCTGTAGACAAGGCTAAGCGTGAGGCTGGAGATGGACAGCAGGGTGACGCGTCAACGGCACCGTCGGGGatgtgggaggaggagctcttCTCGATGCGCCGTGACTTTCACCGAAGGCGCGTGGACGATGGTGTCCTTCACACCTCTGCGGTGCGAATTGCTCAGCTGCGGCTCTTCTTGTACCACTACTTCACCCAGAGTCCGACCCGGGCTTTCGACCGCGTCTCCGACtccgacaccgccgccgccgccgcagaggcCAGAGACGAAGGCGAAGGTAAATGA
- a CDS encoding ubiquitin ligase, putative (TriTrypDB/GeneDB-style sysID: LpmP.09.0740) — protein MVYNPDIPSTWSIKQLLEYARQREIDVPSGCEKSELVTIVDKYITDELLAENIRKENALRMDLIADILGASTASILRHVAHSSYTSVLRRHPEKLQAIIVAGIEQLQSLQFVAQLCSVRVHSPVLAWLVLLTSDCVDGKCLLTTLIPPNSDVAASPVCGHFCGEQEMVVRCLDCGADSTCVMCMDCFRHSPCVNHHYRITQSSGGGMCDCGDPTAWNPESFCSRHRAAAAAAALDDRNSVFSPLDFMAEEDRVWVVPVLRGIIQFIAVTLLQHTRLQVVWKKAQSRTESQLRAASSTDLGTTTGSCTSAAGNAATAHASDAETALLNDVARMSDKFDWLEEWMLEVTRRLWEIIQASDVAKHLVAQLWAEPVRMAMSGGPGVAATATHNNEEEAGDKTSTASLMTDPVLDALPPNFTCVHMVFLHEASQPVTAHEKPANAISRSAPWLNDLLRCVGHCLSDATFRFPVGGLMATYAEYINTQARIEDNECLSQYQTQVLTNPDVIRHLMTPAHLPYKAATNTVLHRELSSLLYALWLARDTVGGTSVNPVTSTAALSRDGLLFIAHQATSVSLASVTALQSCLSVSPAACYTLVLNRLAWRAFVQLAGSLAISGYICKNPNAPTDSQHYPTPDFIGHCISRNTWLWLHAMRVVLSCLLRLPASAATDSSASMPALPTNAITEALGITTELWETWRGAIAFDAPPDRLRQKGALREMLSACRVVNGTDESLLLLEHGTLAEVQSRALRKQPLTEQPESAANAETSVMAAPALATAMGYIMQVLYEISRTMDVVFEKQRDGFCRRCRSTVLKRRTSTGSPRSRQAVTHNSTSLKNEARDADTPAAEEAQADEEANPKCRAPQSRPLRLPSTCSVDVTRYTLLEPHAHATTLSNHLPRIFGAVLMAWVIEHQHATSLRQDAVSPSSPVLAAELATTRLSGLPSASSNTSKPTGEASGLPVAPTHASRLLRPLLDAFFQMRAELKRNAQDRLTFSQQLLDSLVMPHVLAGQVFDGLWRRGDYDVSSAVTMYLTFSCSTAAEFDVLMMQVLTMELAPADMALQILQRFSYAKRSPSDPDAEHLNQAPRRRASAPHRQLPVEKPPEAFPAVLTARRSFFRRYMNGYRHFLRLILTIVTDVSKAAFQAPMSSHSIDRIVAGLLARGKASHSTIVANVNGTARGGDYGDADEDEMDSSGNLIKFLKLVDAAIGKLALAEDSTQGKKFRLKDVDVWRTHVNLYQVGVIDSQLDMFYKTYRYLVNAAKVEKQKEAESCALADGEKDDDTTGGGGRQQQQRISLPPTQLSDTNMYAELVPTTRALLHTDAVLLPALYILHEYVNYHAPVAVAAAPDAKAASAHEEGITSTAASAEALPCSRYGNAMDEGDEEESQDTESGTEDGHNSDDAEDANPITREALLHATTTLYLCVQDCVSITQAMRAIEGDNDDAASAAKKGSLSWDLVELYLQRFGINEPSFTQASCAQWLPMSELVPCRTLVQKLQTPVQLHTSPSNATSNLTATSSSADMLHRLRDYLLSNKDADPYGCLEMVEAVLVQTGLATFNTAALLAESKTNDEAAQSRKKVIQERQAALMQRMRSRALKGLGKTKAVATAGSLQSSCAAVAPQQQEGRRGINSSDDTSGSVTSTSEKSPTGGEIGSLLTKLLLELATVDCCVCRSLTEEPLFLLCHTSTSGVLAQLGALTLPDGRHVHSHLTMCGHAAHKSCVEKVFVRLSVLWQRWNFRSQLYLGPTEFNCPVCMTIITALCPMPILPGSGNGDLATPTSLTARVLSSTLTPAASLFEELRSGTVSTRNQRAVDVAVEFHRTLANAAVGFSPSEDVPTIVPAEDELQQKNEAAWRLSEAIRTFCYACHLQLEAVKAGQDLSHRDLIGLLSVLVSIMPAELQRQQANLRANYARNIQDKESLLVMDALLQPRDASRLISAHVMAQVLPSLPTNFVRRLVACASDTQKDDNGEGSCAMTAAASLEAEFTGTTMALWRTLGVLTLLKALVVEDVHHGVVLSSSTFAVAGAITFATLSVASVRTPVTRRTSIVRMLQYLLPVAHTGPETELQVVAHDILSCIQATTTSDTLLCARPEVEVVKSAVPYTTPEEWVAQLSEMLLHLPSIYATVLTHFSEHKRCTICHQEPTKPVVCCRCGKLMCMKPLSSPPELYTHTRTCSGAVGIFLVVRTANFYVLELMSGRVYQYPSNYTDDYGEHDRNLRRGIPLFRNAEETQRLVLTWMLNKWGAVSSIFDISNRIDLSTL, from the coding sequence ATGGTCTACAACCCCGACATCCCGTCGACGTGGAGCATCAAGCAGCTTCTCGAGTAcgcacggcagcgcgagATCGACGTACCGAGCGGGTGTGAGAAGTCAGAGTTGGTCACCATCGTCGACAAGTACATCACAGATGAACTTCTTGCAGAGAACATTCGTAAAGAAAATGCGCTGCGCATGGATCTCATTGCAGACATCTTAGGCGCCAGCACGGCGTCCATTCTACGGCATGTGGCGCACTCCTCCTACACCAGCGTGCTGCGTCGCCATCCAGAGAAACTCCAAGCAATCATAGTGGCGGGCATCGAGCAGCTCCAGTCACTCCAGTTTGTTGCACAATTATGCAGTGTGCGAGTCCACAGCCCGGTGCTAGCGTGGCTAGTCCTCTTGACCTCGGATTGCGTCGATGGCAAGTGTCTGCTGACCACCCTCATCCCACCGAACAGTGACGTAGCAGCCTCGCCGGTCTGTGGACACTTCTGTGGAGAGCAGGAAATGGTGGTGCGCTGCCTCGACTGCGGTGCCGACTCCACGTGTGTGATGTGCATGGATTGCTTCCGCCACTCCCCGTGTGTCAACCATCACTACCGTATCACGCAGAGCTCCGGTGGTGGCATGTGCGACTGTGGCGACCCAACTGCGTGGAACCCGGAGTCTTTCTGTAGCCGTcatcgcgccgctgcagcagccgcagcactggATGACCGGAACAGCGTGTTCAGCCCCCTCGACTTCATGGCAGAAGAGGAtcgggtgtgggtggtgccggtgctgcgtgGAATTATTCAGTTTATTGCCGTTACACTCCTGCAGCACACGCGTCTGCAGGTGGTGTGGAAGAAAGCGCAGTCGCGAACGGAAAGCCAGCTGAGggcggcgagcagcactgACCTCGGGACTACAACTGGGAGCTGCACTAGTGCCGCAGGTAATGCAGCCACTGCACACGCTAGCGACGCGGAAACTGCGCTGCTGAACGATGTGGCTCGCATGTCAGACAAGTTCGACTGGCTGGAGGAGTGGATGTTAGAGGTGACTCGACGGCTATGGGAGATTATCCAGGCCAGTGATGTGGCCAAACACCTCGTGGCACAGCTCTGGGCAGAGCCGGTGCGAATGGCGATGAGCGGCGGTCCAGGCGtagctgccaccgccacgcacaACAACGAGGAAGAAGCAGGCGATAAGACCAGCACAGCCTCCTTGATGACGGATCCCGTCCTtgacgcgctgccgcccaACTTCACCTGTGTGCACATGGTGTTCCTTCACGAGGCATCTCAGCCTGTCACGGCCCATGAGAAGCCGGCGAATGCGATCAGCCGATCCGCGCCGTGGCTCAATGACCTTCTTCGGTGTGTCGGCCACTGCCTAAGCGACGCCACGTTTCGCTTCCCGGTCGGCGGGCTCATGGCGACGTATGCGGAGTACATcaacacacaggcacgcattGAGGACAATGAGTGCCTTTCACAGTACCAGACACAGGTGCTAACGAACCCCGACGTGATTCGCCACTTGATGACGCCTGCCCACCTGCCCTACAAGGCGGCAACGAACACAGTGCTGCACAGAGAGCTGAGCTCGTTGCTCTACGCGTTATGGCTCGCACGTGACACCGTCGGTGGTACCTCTGTGAACCCGGTGACGAGTACGGCGGCGCTTTCGCGCGACGGGCTACTCTTTATCGCCCATCAGGCTACGTCCGTCTCGCTGGCGAGTGTGACCGCGCTGCAGtcgtgtctgtctgtgtctcctgcagcgtgttACACACTGGTGTTGAACCGACTCGCGTGGCGCGCCTTTGTGCAGCTCGCCGGCAGTCTGGCCATTAGTGGCTACATCTGCAAGAACCCCAACGCACCGACGGACTCGCAGCACTACCCCACGCCGGACTTTATCGGCCACTGCATCTCACGGAACACGTGGTTGTGGTTGCATGCCATGCGAGTAGTCCTGTCCTGCCTTCTGCGACTAcccgcatcagcagcaacggATTCATCCGCCTCAATGCCCGCCCTGCCCACCAACGCCATCACGGAGGCGCTGGGGATAACCACGGAGCTCTGGGAGACgtggcgcggcgccatcgcgtTTGATGCACCACCGGATCGCCTGCGGCAGAAGGGCGCGCTGCGGGAGATGCTGTCGGCGTGCCGGGTGGTGAATGGGACGGATGAATCCCTcttgctgctggagcacgGCACCTTGGCAGAGGTGCAGTCACGCGCCCTGCGGAAGCAACCACTAACAGAGCAACCAGAATCGGCAGCGAACGCTGAGACAAGCGTCATGGCGGCCCCGGCGTTGGCGACGGCAATGGGATACATAATGCAAGTTCTCTATGAAATTAGTCGGACTATGGATGTCGTCTtcgagaagcagcgcgacgGCTTTTGCCGGCGGTGTCGCTCCACCGTGCTGAAGCGAAGGACCTCCACGGGTTCGCCGCGCAGTCGACAAGCGGTGACCCATAATAGCACTTCCCTAAAGAACGAGGCGCGTGACGCGGACACGCCGGCGGCAGAAGAAGCCCAggccgacgaggaggcaaACCCAAAGTGTCGTGCGCCACAGTCGCGCCCCTTGCGCTTGCCGTCGACGTGCTCGGTGGACGTTACAAGGTACACCCTGTTAGagccgcacgcgcacgccacTACCCTCTCCAACCACCTTCCTCGTATCTTCGGCGCTGTTCTCATGGCATGGGTCATTGAGCACCAACACGCGACGTCTCTGCGCCAGGACGCGGTGTCACCGTCCTCGCCCGTCTTGGCAGCGGAGCTCGCGACGACTCGCCTCTCAGGCCTTCCAAGTGCAAGCAGCAATACCTCCAAACCAACAGGGGAGGCATCGGGCCTGCCGGTggcccccacacacgccagcCGTCTTCTGCGACCTCTGCTTGACGCCTTTTTTCAGATGCGAGCTGAGTTGAAGCGCAACGCGCAGGATCGGCTCACCTTCtctcagcagctcctcgactCCTTGGTCATGCCGCATGTGCTAGCTGGTCAGGTCTTCGACGGTctgtggcgccgcggcgatTACGACGTTTCCTCTGCCGTCACCATGTACCTGACCTTCTCCTGCAGTACGGCGGCAGAGTTCGACGTCCTAATGATGCAGGTGCTGACGATGGAGCTGGCGCCGGCCGACATGGCGCTGCAGATCCTTCAGCGCTTCTCTTATGCAAAGCGAAGCCCGAGCGACCCTGACGCAGAGCACTTGAATCaggcgccgcggcgacgtGCCAGCGCTCCGCACAGGCAACTCCCAGTGGAAAAGCCCCCGGAAGCCTTCCCCGCGGTGCTGACAGCGCGGCGGTCGTTCTTCCGGCGCTACATGAACGGCTACAGGCACTTTTTGAGGCTCATTCTCACGATCGTCACGGATGTGTCCAAGGCGGCCTTCCAGGCCCCCATGTCCTCGCACAGCATTGACCGCATCGTCGCGGGCCTTCTCGCGCGCGGGAAGGCCTCCCACTCCACCATCGTCGCCAATGTCAACGGAACCGCCCGCGGCGGTGACtacggcgacgccgacgaggacgagatgGACTCCAGCGGCAACCTGATCAAGTTCTTGAAGCTGGTCGACGCCGCAATCGGGAAGCTGGCCCTTGCCGAGGACTCGACTCAAGGGAAGAAGTTTCGACTGAAGGACGTGGATGtgtggcgcacacacgtgaaCCTGTACCAGGTCGGGGTCATCGATAGTCAGCTCGACATGTTTTACAAGACGTATCGCTACCTCGTCAACGCAGcgaaggtggagaagcagaaggaaGCGGAATCGTGCGCGCTCGCTGACGGCGAGAAGGACGACGATACAAcgggcggtggcgggcggcaacagcagcagcgcatctctctcccacccacGCAGCTCTCCGACACGAACATGTACGCAGAACTGGTGCCCACCACccgggcgctgctgcacacggaTGCCGTCCTGTTGCCGGCCCTCTACATATTGCACGAGTACGTGAACTACCACGCACccgttgctgtcgctgccgccccgGATGCGAAGGCTGCGTCGGCGCACGAGGAAGGTATAACATCCACTGCTGCCTCGGCAGAGGCGTTGCCGTGCTCTCGGTACGGCAACGCTATGGACGAAGGCGATGAGGAAGAAAGCCAAGACACTGAAAGCGGGACCGAGGATGGCcacaacagcgacgacgcagaAGACGCCAATCCGATCACGCGTGAGGCGTTGCTGCACGCCACCACAACCTTGTACCTGTGCGTACAAGACTGCGTCTCCATCACTCAGGCCATGCGGGCTATCGAaggcgacaacgacgacgctgcgtcCGCCGCAAAGAAGGGGTCCCTCTCGTGGGACCTCGTCGAGCTGTACCTGCAGCGATTTGGCATCAACGAGCCCTCCTTCACACAAGCCTCGTGTGCGCAGTGGCTGCCAATGTCGGAGCTGGTGCCATGCCGCACCTTGgtgcagaagctgcagacTCCTGTTCAACTCCACACCTCCCCGTCAAATGCCACGTCCAACCTCACcgccacttcctcctccgctgacATGCTACACCGTCTGCGTGATTATCTGCTGTCGAACAAGGATGCGGACCCGTACGGGTGCCTGGAgatggtggaggcggtgctcgtGCAGACTGGACTGGCCACCTTTAACACAGCCGCTTTGCTGGCCGAGTCGAAGACAAATGATGAGGCGGCGCAGAGTCGCAAGAAGGTCATTCAGGAGCGCCAGGCCGCGCTGATGCAACGCATGCGCAGTCGCGCGCTGAAGGGATTGGGGAAGACGAAGGcggtcgccaccgccggcagccTCCAGTCCTCGTGTGCAGCTgtcgcgccgcagcagcaagaaggACGCCGCGGCATCAACAGTAGCGACGACACCTCTGGCTCTGTGACATCGACGTCGGAAAAGTCCCCGACGGGCGGGGAAATCGGCTCGCTTCTtacgaagctgctgctggagctggcgacggtggactgctgcgtgtgccgcTCCCTGACGGAGGAACCGCTTTTTTTGCTCTGCCATACCAGCACCTCTGGGGTGCTAGCTCAGCTTGGCGCGCTCACGCTGCCGGACGGTCGCCATGTGCACAGCCACCTGACCATGTGCGGCCACGCCGCGCACAAGTCGTGCGTGGAGAAAGTGTTCGTCCGCCTGTCAGTcctgtggcagcggtggaacTTCCGGAGTCAGCTCTACCTCGGCCCCACGGAGTTCAACTGCCCGGTTTGCATGACAATCATTACGGCCCTGTGCCCGATGCCAATACTGCCCGGCAGTGGCAACGGCGACTTggccacccccacctccctgACAGCGAGAGTGCTGTCGTCCACTTTGACCCCTGCTGCATCTCTCTTCGAGGAACTTCGAAGCGGCACCGTATCGACCAGAAACCAGCGTGCCGTTGACGTCGCGGTGGAGTTCCACAGAACCTTGGCAAACGCCGCCGTTGGCTTCAGCCCGTCCGAAGATGTCCCCACCATTGTGCCTGCCGAAGACGAGCTCCAGCAGAAGAACGAGGCCGCCTGGCGACTGTCCGAGGCCATCCGTACCTTCTGTTACGCCTGCCACCTGCAACTGGAGGCCGTCAAGGCGGGCCAAGACCTCAGTCATCGTGACCTCATCGGGCTTCTTTCGGTCCTGGTGAGCATCATGCCGGCTgaactgcagcggcagcaagcgAACCTGCGCGCCAACTACGCACGAAACATCCAAGATAAAGAGAGCTTGCTGGTGAtggacgcgctgctgcagccccgAGATGCGAGCAGGCTGATCAGTGCTCACGTTATGGCACAGGTGCTGCCATCTTTGCCGACAAATTTTGTTCGGCGGCTTGTGGCCTGTGCGAGTGACACCCAAAAGGACGACAATGGCGAAGGGTCATGTGCcatgacagcagcagcgtcgctggaGGCGGAGTTTACGGGCACTACGATGGCGCTGTGGCGAACTTTGGGTGTCCTGACACTACTCAAAGCTCTCGTCGTGGAAGATGTCCACCATGGCGTcgtcctcagcagcagcactttcGCCGTGGCCGGCGCCATCACGTTCGCGACGCTGAGCGTAGCGAGTGTGCGTACCCCCGTGACCCGCCGCACCTCGATTGTGCGCATGCTGCAGTACCTTTTGCCTGTGGCGCACACGGGCCCGgagacggagctgcaggtggtTGCCCACGATATCTTGAGCTGCATTCAGGCGACCACAACAAGTGACACCCTCCTCTGCGCCAGACCTGAAGTTGAAGTCGTGAAGTCAGCTGTGCCCTACACCACGCCTGAGGAATGGGTTGCACAGCTTTCtgagatgctgctgcacctgcccTCCATCTACGCCACCGTCCTAACACACTTTTCAGAGCACAAGCGGTGCACCATATGCCACCAAGAGCCCACAAAGCCAGTGGTATGCTGCCGATGCGGAAAGTTAATGTGCATGAAGCCGCTGAGCTCGCCACCGGAgctatacacacacacacgcacctgcagcggggCTGTTGGCATCTTTCTCGTCGTCCGTACCGCCAACTTCTACGTGCTGGAGCTGATGTCTGGGCGTGTCTACCAGTACCCCTCTAACTATACGGACGATTACGGAGAGCACGACCGCAACCTGCGTCGCGGCATTCCTCTCTTCCGTAACGCCGAGGAGACCCAGCGGCTCGTCTTGACGTGGATGCTGAACAAGTGGGGTGCCGTGTCCTCCATTTTTGACATCTCGAACCGCATAGACCTCTCCACCCTGTAG